Part of the Deltaproteobacteria bacterium genome is shown below.
CCGTCGAGCCCACGGCGGTGCTCGGCACCCGCGACCGCTCCTGGGGCATCCGCCCGATCGGCGAGCGCGCGCCCGGGCCCGTCGCGGGTGCGCCGCAGTTCTTCTGGCTGTGGGCGCCCGTCTGGTTCGACGACTGCTGTACGCATTTCGACGTCAACGAGGACGCGACCGGCGGGCGCTGGCACCAGTACGGCGCGGTGGTTCCGCTGCTCGGGCCGGAGGGCGACCCCACCGACCCGGCCGGTCTCGCCCCGGCCCGGGACGTCGCGCACCGGGTGCGCTGGGAGCCCGGCACGCGGCGCGCGGCACGCGCCGAGATCGACCTGATCGCGCCCGGCGGCGGCCGGCGCACGCTCGTCCTCGAGCCGATCCTGCACTTCCAGATGCTCGGGATCGGCTACCTCCACCCCGAGTGGGGCCACGGGATGTGGAAGGGCCCCGAGGCCGTGGCCGGCGAGTCCTGGAGCCTCGCCGGGTGCGCGCCCCTCGACCCGCGCCACCTCCACGTCCAGACGCTCTGCCACGCCCGCCTCGAGGGCCGCGCGGGGATCGGTGTCCTCGAGCAGCTCGTGATCGGCCCCCACGCCCCGAGCGGCTTCGCCTCCCTCCTCGACGGCGCCCGCTGAGGATCCGCCGGGGCCACGCGAGGATCCGCCGGGGCGGCGCCCCGCGTGGCGTGACATGACAGGCCCGGGTGCGAAGCGCTGGCTACCGACCCCCGAACAGACGCCCAGACAGGGGTGCGCGGCCGCGATCACGAAGGCCGCGCCACCGCTGGCATGGGCCCCACGGTGCTTCGGATCGGACCGAAGAGGAGGATCGATGCGTCTTGCCATGCCCTTCGTCGCTCTCGGGCTCGTGCTGCTCGGGGCGGCGTCCCCTGCCGCTGCGCTCACCCCGGCCGAAGCCACTGCGCTCGGTACCGAGGCCTACGTCTACGGCTACCCGCTCGTCACGATGGAGATGACCCGGCGGGTGATGACGAACGTCGAACAGCCGGGCGGCACGCGGGCGCCGATGGGGCACCTGATCCGCATGCGCGCCTATCCGACCGCGAAGTTCCGCGACGTGACGGCGCCCAACGCGGACACGCTCTACACCACCGCCTGGCTCGACGTCGGGGCCGAGCCCTGGATCCTGTCCCTTCCCGACGCCCACGACCGCTACTACCTGATGCCGATGCTCGACGGCTGGACCGAGGTGTTCGAGGTGCCCGGCAAGCGCACGACCGGCACCCGGGCGCAGGTCTACGCGATCACCGGGCCCGGCTGGAAGGGCACCCTGCCTCCCGGCGTGGTCCAGTACGAGTCGCCGACCTCGCTGGTCTGGCTGCTCGGGCGCATCTACTGCACCGGCACCCCCGAGGACTACGAGGCCGTGCACGCCATGCAGGACGCGATCTCGCTCGTCCCGCTCTCCTCGTACGGGAAGCCCTACACGCCGCCGCCCGGCAAGGTCGACCCGGCGATCGACATGAAGACCCCCGTCCGGGACCAGGTGAACGCCCTCGACGCGGCCGCCTACTTCGGGATGCTGGCCGCGCTGATGGAGGCGAATCCCCCGGCCGCCGCCGACGCACCGATGGTGGCGAAGCTCGCGAAGCTCGGGATCGTGCCCGGGCAGCCCTTCGACATCACGAAGCTCGACCCGGCCGCGGCCGACGCGCTGCGCGCCGTCCCGAAGCCCACCTTCGCGAAGATCCTGGCCTACTTCGACGAGGCGGGGCGGAACGAGAACGGCTGGGTGTTCACGACCCGCACGGGGATCTACGGCACGGACTACCTGAACCGCGCGATGATCACCGCGATCGGCCTCGGTGCGAACCGGCCCGAGGACGCCGTCTACCCGGCGAGCGAGCGCGATGCGCAGGGGCAGCCCTACGACGGCAACAAGCGCTACGTGATCCACTTCGCGAAGGGCGAGCTGCCGCCGGTGAAGGGCTTCTGGTCGCTCACGATGTACGACGAGCAGATGTTCTTCGTGGACAACCCGCTCGACCGCTACACGCTGAGCGCGCGTGACGCGCTGCAGGCGAACGCGGACGGCTCCGTGGACCTCTACCTCCAGCACGAACACCCGGGCCCGGAGAAGGAGGCGAACTGGCTCCCCGCGCCGGCCGGCCGCTTCGTCCCGATGCTGCGCCTGTACTGGCCCAAGGACACGCCGCCCTCGATCCTCGACGGCTCGTGGCGGGTCCCGGCGGTGAAGGCGGCGCCGTAGCAGGCCTGCCGGGCGCGTGGCTACGCGCCCGGCAGCGCCGCCTGGCGCACCGTCACGCCGGCCTCGGCGAGCAGCGCCTCGGCGCGGGCGTCGAGGTGGTAGCTCGCGTTGTAGACCACCTCGGCGAGGCCCGCGTTGATGACGAGCTTCGTGCAGAGCAGGCACGGGAAGAAGGTGGTGTAGAGCGAGCCGCCCCGGACCGACACACCGTGGTAGGCGGCCTGGATGATCGCGTTCTCCTCGCCGTGCGAGCACAGGCACTCGTCGAGCCGGCTGCCGGACTCGGCGAGGGAGTTGCAGCGCGGGCAGCCGCCCTCGTTGCAGTTGCGCACCCCGCGCGGGGTGCCGTTGTAGCCGGTGGAGACGATCCGGCGGTCGCGGGCGATGACCGCGCCGACGTGGCGCTTCACGCAGTTGCTGCGCGAGGCCACCACCTGCGCGATCGAGAGGAAGTAGGCGTCCCAGCTCGGGCGCTCGAATCCGAGCGACGCGGCCAGCACCTCCTGCACCCGGGCGTGGAGGGCCTCGAGCGTGCCGTCGTTGCGCAGCCGCAGGTCCGCCAGGCGCTCGACGGCGTCGAGCTGCTGCATGGCGGGGTCGGCGCTGCCGCGCTCGCGTCCCTCGAGGACGAGCAGGCGCTCGAGCGTCTCGGGGTCGCCCGGGCGGGCGCGGGCGCGCAGGCGCTCGAAGCGGCGCGCCGGCTCGGCGTCCACCCAGAGCAGCCGGAAGCGCGCGCCGAGCCCGCGCAGCGCCTCCACCTCGGCGGGATGGCGGATCGAGTCGATCACGTAGTGGCGGTCGGGCTGGAGCTTCGCGCGCAGGCGCTCGGCCAGGACCGCGGGCCCGTGCGCCGCGCGCAGCGCACGCCCGGCCTCGATCATCGCCTCGCGCGTCTCGGCGACGGCGCGCGCGCGCAGCTCGTCGCGCAGCACGTCCGAGAGCGAGAGCGGCGTGAAGCTGCGCTTCTCGAGCCAGGCCACCACCTCGCCCTTGCCAGCCCCGTTGGGCCCCGCGACTCCGAGGATCAAAGGCGCGCCTCCCCCCGCCCGAGCCCGAGCCGCTCGCCCAGCTCGCGAAGCCCTGCGATCCGCTCGCAATCCCGATCGGCGTAGCCCCCGGTCACGTCCACCAGGATCGGCCGCAAGCCCGCCGCGCGCGAGCCCTCGACGTCGATCGACCAGATGTCGCCCACGAACACCGCCTGCGCCGGGCCGACCCCGAGCCGCACGAGGGCGCGCCGGAAGATCTCGGGATCCGGCTTCTCGACCCCCTCGAGGTGGGAGTCCAGGATCACGTCGAAGGAGGCCGCGAGGCCCGCCTGCTCGAGGAGCAGCCGGGCCCGGCCGTCGGCGTTCGAGACGACACCCGTCCGCAGCCCGGCCCCGCGCAGGGCCGCGAGCGTCTCGTGCGCGCCCTCGCAGGGGACCCGCCAGAGCCCCGCCTCGCGGTTGTCCGCCCGCAGCCGGCCCACGAGCGGCGGCCGCACCGCCTCCGGCACGCCGGCCGCTGCCAGCAGGTCGTCGAAGTAGTCGGGCACGCGCGTGGCGTCGGTGCCGGGCACCGCGCCGTGGCGGGCCGCGCGCGCGTCGATCGCGCGGCGCGCGTGGGCCTCGGCGCGCGCCAGCGCCTCGTCGTCGAGCGCGAAGCCGAGCTCGCCGGCGCGGCGAGCGATCGCCGCATAGTCGAGTCGCAGGAGCACGCCCCCTGCGTCGAAGAGCACGGCGGTCACGGGCGGCGCGGACAAGACGTCCGGCGTGTAGCACAGCGCCGCGGGCTCTGGCAGCTTGCCCCGCGTGCGGATCTGGGTGAGCGGCGCGTGCGGCTTCGTCGGCTCCTGGCTCGTGCCCCGCCTGGAGGCCGCCGGCCACGCCGTGCGGGGCGTCGACCGCGAGGTCGACGTCCGGGATCCCGCGGCCGTCACGGACTCGATCGCCACGGCGCGCCCCGACGCGATCGTGCACCTCGCGGCGCTGGCGTCGGTGACGGCGTCGCTCGCGGACCCGGCGGCGGCGGCGCGGGTCAACGCGCTCGGCACGCTGCACGTGCTGCGGGCTGCCGCGCAGCGGGCGCCGGCCGCGCGCGTGCTCGTGGTCAGCTCGGGCGAGATCTACGGCGGGGGCGGCGGTGCCCCCTTCGACGAAGCCTCGCCGCTGCTCCCGGCCACGCCCTACGCGCGCGCCAAGGCGGTGGCCGACCGGCTCGGCGCCGCGTTCGCGGCGCGCGGCCTCGACGTCGTGCGGGCGCGCCCCTTCAACCACACGGGGCCGGGCCAGGCCGACGTCTTCGTCGCGTCGAGCTTCGCGCGCCAGCTCGCCGAGATCGAGGCCGGGCGGCGCGCGCCGCGGCTCGCGGTCGGCAACCTCGCCTCGCTGCGCGACTTCCTCGACGTGGCCGACGTGGTCGAGGCCTACCGGCTCCTGCTCGACCGCCGGGTGCCGGCGGGCGCGTACAACGTGGCGAGCGGCGTGGCCCTCCCGATCGGCGAGCTCCTGCGCCGGCTCCTCGCGGCCTGCCGCGCCGCGCCCGAGGTGCGCGAGGACCCGGCGCGCTGGCGGCCCACCAACGCGGCGGTGGGCGACGCGGGGCGCCTGCGCCGCGCCACCGGCTGGGCCCCGCGCATCCCGCTCGACGACACGCTCGCGCGCCTGCTCGACGACTGGCGCGCGCGGGTCAGCGCGTCGCCGTGAGCGCGAGCCAGGCGTCACCGCCGGCGTCCTCGCGCACGCGCGCGGCGCCGACCCGCGCGCCCCGCGCGGCGAGCGACGCCTCGATCGGCGCGCGCTCGCCGGCGAGCAGGCCCGAGAGCACGAGCGCGCCGCCGGCCGCGGTGCGCGCGACGAGCCCGGCGAGCAGCGGCTCGAGCTCGCGGCGGATCAGGTTCGCGGCCACCAGCTCGAAGCGCGCGGGCGCCAGCGCGTCGAGCGAGCCCGCGAAGGCCGCGAGCGGCGCGAGCGCGTTGCGCGCCGCGTTCTCGCGGGTCTCGCGCGCGGCGATCGGGTCGAGGTCGCAGGCCACCGCGCGCGCCGCGCCGAGGGCGAGCGCGGCGAGCGCCAGCACCCCGCTCCCGCAGCCGACGTCGAGGACGCGCGCGCCCCGGCGCTCCGCGAGCGCCTCGTCGAGCGCCTCGAGCGCGAGCGCGGTGGTCGCGTGCGCGCCGGTGCCGAAGGCCTGGCGCGGCTCGATCACCACCTCGCGCTGGCCGGGCGCGAGCGGGTGCGGCGCGAAGGGCGGCCGCACGACGAGCCGCTCCGACACCACGAGCGGACGGAGGCCCTGCTTCCAGGTCTCGGGCCAGTCCGCTGCCGGCTCGGGCTCGACCCCCCCGACCGCGCCGGCTCCGAGCGCCGCGACGAGCGCCGCGCGCACGGCCCCGGCGCGCGCGGCCGGCGCCCACACGAGGAGCGTGCCGTCGTCGCGCTCCTCGATGCCGGCCGCGCCCGCCTCCCAGGCCTCCGCCGCCGCGAGCTCCGCGCGCGCGCCGGCCGCGCGCGCGCGGATGCGTGCGAAGGCGGGGGCGCTGGCGGCACTCGGGCTCGCGATCACGGTCCTCCCCGGCTGCTACGTCGGCCACCTCGCCGAGGGCCAGCTCCGGCTCCTGCGCGCGGCCCGCCCGATCGAGGAGGTGGTCGCCGATCCCGCCGCGCCGCCCGAGGTGCGCCGCGCGCTCGCCGAGGTCGCGCCCGTGCTCGACTACGCGCGCGCGCTCGGCCTCGAGGTCGGCGACCAGTATAGGACCTACGCGGCCTGGCCCGGCGACCGGGTCGTGACCGCGCTCGTGGCGACCCGCCCGGGCGAGGTGGAGCCCGCGGGCTTCTGGTTCCCGATCGTCGGCATCGTTCCCTACAAGGGCTTCTTCGCGCTCGCGCGCGCCGAGCACGAGGCCGCACGCCTGCGCGCGGGGGGGCTCGACACCTGCCTCGTCCCGGTGCCGGCCTACTCGACGCTCGGCTGGTTCGACGACCCGGTTGCGACGCCGCTCGTGCGCCGCGGCCCCGGGGCGCTCGCCGAGACGCTGCTCCACGAGCTCGTCCACGCGACGGTGTTCGTCGCCGGGGACGCCGACTGGAACGAGGGGGTTGCGACCTTCGTCGGCCAGGAGGGAGCCGTGCGTTTCTTCGCGGCCCGCGCCGGGGAGGACGCCGCGCAGGCGGAGCGGCGCCGGATCGCCGACGAGCGGGCGGTGGCGCGCACCCTGCGCGCGCTGCGCGAGCAGGTCGCCGCGCTCTATCG
Proteins encoded:
- a CDS encoding GDP-mannose 4,6-dehydratase produces the protein MRIWVSGACGFVGSWLVPRLEAAGHAVRGVDREVDVRDPAAVTDSIATARPDAIVHLAALASVTASLADPAAAARVNALGTLHVLRAAAQRAPAARVLVVSSGEIYGGGGGAPFDEASPLLPATPYARAKAVADRLGAAFAARGLDVVRARPFNHTGPGQADVFVASSFARQLAEIEAGRRAPRLAVGNLASLRDFLDVADVVEAYRLLLDRRVPAGAYNVASGVALPIGELLRRLLAACRAAPEVREDPARWRPTNAAVGDAGRLRRATGWAPRIPLDDTLARLLDDWRARVSASP
- a CDS encoding 50S ribosomal protein L11 methyltransferase, encoding MIASPSAASAPAFARIRARAAGARAELAAAEAWEAGAAGIEERDDGTLLVWAPAARAGAVRAALVAALGAGAVGGVEPEPAADWPETWKQGLRPLVVSERLVVRPPFAPHPLAPGQREVVIEPRQAFGTGAHATTALALEALDEALAERRGARVLDVGCGSGVLALAALALGAARAVACDLDPIAARETRENAARNALAPLAAFAGSLDALAPARFELVAANLIRRELEPLLAGLVARTAAGGALVLSGLLAGERAPIEASLAARGARVGAARVREDAGGDAWLALTATR
- a CDS encoding aminopeptidase produces the protein MRAKAGALAALGLAITVLPGCYVGHLAEGQLRLLRAARPIEEVVADPAAPPEVRRALAEVAPVLDYARALGLEVGDQYRTYAAWPGDRVVTALVATRPGEVEPAGFWFPIVGIVPYKGFFALARAEHEAARLRAGGLDTCLVPVPAYSTLGWFDDPVATPLVRRGPGALAETLLHELVHATVFVAGDADWNEGVATFVGQEGAVRFFAARAGEDAAQAERRRIADERAVARTLRALREQVAALYREPASPAREAARTAAAEATRTALAALPLETLDPAAVAATARLGDACLALAATYEADLDAFARHLATHGGDLAAFVAALREAARADDPRRALGLPPRADPAPTAARP
- a CDS encoding dCMP deaminase family protein, producing the protein MAASLGFERPSWDAYFLSIAQVVASRSNCVKRHVGAVIARDRRIVSTGYNGTPRGVRNCNEGGCPRCNSLAESGSRLDECLCSHGEENAIIQAAYHGVSVRGGSLYTTFFPCLLCTKLVINAGLAEVVYNASYHLDARAEALLAEAGVTVRQAALPGA
- a CDS encoding HAD-IA family hydrolase gives rise to the protein MSAPPVTAVLFDAGGVLLRLDYAAIARRAGELGFALDDEALARAEAHARRAIDARAARHGAVPGTDATRVPDYFDDLLAAAGVPEAVRPPLVGRLRADNREAGLWRVPCEGAHETLAALRGAGLRTGVVSNADGRARLLLEQAGLAASFDVILDSHLEGVEKPDPEIFRRALVRLGVGPAQAVFVGDIWSIDVEGSRAAGLRPILVDVTGGYADRDCERIAGLRELGERLGLGRGEARL